One Candidatus Tectomicrobia bacterium genomic window carries:
- a CDS encoding DUF2933 domain-containing protein — protein MDWLWFLAFAGLMIVMHRFGMGCCGGHAHGGGKGHDAHCGAPKPDGEDKKPAAQAVPEEKA, from the coding sequence ATGGACTGGCTGTGGTTCCTGGCGTTCGCGGGGCTGATGATCGTGATGCACCGGTTCGGGATGGGCTGCTGCGGCGGCCACGCCCACGGAGGCGGTAAGGGCCATGACGCGCACTGCGGGGCGCCGAAGCCGGACGGCGAGGACAAGAAGCCGGCCGCTCAGGCGGTCCCGGAGGAAAAGGCATGA
- a CDS encoding cupin — protein sequence MPRLIDAPAVVEAAGTKPKRIEEYAGRVRTGHERVSVARMVSPQGWEEPGQRPEFEEITVVLRGMLRVEHAGGVMDVKAGQAVVCSPGEWVRYSTPEPGGAEYVAVCLPAFSAETVHRDG from the coding sequence ATGCCCCGCCTGATCGATGCCCCCGCCGTCGTCGAGGCGGCCGGGACCAAGCCCAAGCGCATCGAGGAGTACGCGGGTCGGGTGCGCACCGGCCACGAGCGGGTGAGCGTGGCCCGCATGGTCTCTCCCCAGGGGTGGGAGGAGCCCGGCCAGCGGCCCGAGTTTGAGGAGATCACCGTCGTCCTCAGGGGGATGCTCCGGGTCGAACACGCGGGCGGGGTCATGGATGTGAAGGCGGGGCAGGCCGTGGTCTGCTCGCCGGGGGAGTGGGTGCGCTACTCGACGCCGGAGCCGGGGGGCGCGGAATATGTCGCCGTGTGCCTGCCCGCGTTTTCGGCGGAGACGGTGCACAGGGACGGGTGA
- a CDS encoding isoprenylcysteine carboxylmethyltransferase family protein: protein MTQEIPAYGLWFLVLVNSAIFILFALSFVRPRSARDWRSFGAFSGFLLALFTEMYGFPLTVYLLSGWLGTRYPEVDLLSHNAGHLWSTLLGEEGDPHFSPLHLLSGLLIGGGFILIGSAWKVLHEAQRTRRLAAAGLYSRVRHPQYLGFILIMLGFLLQWPTLPTVLMFPLLAFMYVRLARREEMEALEEFGDEYARYAKEVPPFMPHFPLRPRGEAL from the coding sequence ATGACGCAAGAAATTCCCGCGTACGGCCTGTGGTTCCTCGTCCTGGTCAACTCAGCCATCTTCATCCTCTTCGCGCTGAGCTTCGTGCGCCCCAGATCGGCCCGCGATTGGCGTTCCTTCGGCGCCTTCTCCGGCTTCCTGCTGGCGCTCTTCACCGAGATGTACGGCTTTCCGCTCACGGTTTATTTGCTTTCCGGCTGGCTCGGCACGCGCTACCCGGAGGTGGATCTCCTCTCCCACAACGCGGGGCACCTCTGGTCCACCCTGCTGGGCGAGGAGGGAGATCCGCATTTCAGCCCCTTGCATCTCCTGAGCGGCCTGCTGATCGGGGGCGGGTTCATCCTCATCGGCTCGGCCTGGAAGGTGCTGCACGAGGCCCAGAGGACCCGGCGGCTGGCGGCGGCCGGTCTCTACTCCCGTGTCCGCCATCCGCAGTATCTGGGCTTCATCCTCATCATGCTGGGCTTCTTGCTCCAATGGCCCACGCTGCCGACGGTTCTGATGTTCCCCCTCTTGGCCTTCATGTACGTTCGGCTGGCCCGGCGCGAGGAAATGGAGGCGCTGGAGGAATTCGGCGACGAATACGCCCGCTATGCGAAGGAAGTTCCTCCATTCATGCCTCATTTCCCGCTAAGACCGCGCGGGGAGGCCCTGTGA
- a CDS encoding SDR family oxidoreductase: MGKTKFDFSGQVAVVSGAAKGIGRGSAEAFAEAGARVYVVDLDEKLGEAVAQGIREKGGKAAFLACDVMDSKKVKAAIDKAGGEAGRIDILVNSAGGFWQQLTVEETSEEEWDKVVDLNLKSIFLTCKFVIPYFKKQNYGRIVNIGSMAGLSIFPGALSSPPYSAAKAGIHSLTRVLAVELGPYGVTANAIAPGTTATERVVAVRNEAQRAQIGKSTLVGRIAQVSDMVGWVLFLCSPEGAYFTGQTVAVNGGRYLH; the protein is encoded by the coding sequence GTGGGCAAGACCAAGTTCGATTTCTCCGGGCAAGTGGCCGTCGTCTCGGGCGCCGCCAAGGGCATCGGCCGGGGCTCGGCCGAGGCGTTCGCCGAGGCGGGGGCGCGCGTCTACGTCGTGGACCTGGACGAGAAGCTGGGCGAGGCCGTGGCCCAGGGCATCCGGGAGAAGGGGGGCAAGGCCGCCTTCCTCGCCTGCGACGTGATGGACTCGAAGAAAGTGAAGGCCGCCATCGACAAGGCCGGGGGCGAGGCCGGGCGCATCGACATCCTCGTGAACAGCGCCGGGGGCTTCTGGCAGCAGCTCACCGTCGAGGAGACCTCCGAGGAGGAGTGGGACAAGGTCGTCGACCTGAACCTCAAGAGCATCTTCCTCACCTGCAAGTTCGTCATCCCCTACTTCAAGAAGCAGAACTACGGCCGCATCGTGAACATCGGCTCGATGGCCGGCCTCTCCATCTTCCCGGGCGCCCTCTCCTCGCCCCCCTACTCGGCCGCCAAGGCCGGCATCCACTCCCTGACCCGCGTCCTGGCCGTCGAGCTCGGCCCGTACGGCGTCACCGCGAACGCCATCGCCCCCGGCACCACCGCCACCGAGCGCGTGGTCGCCGTGCGCAACGAGGCGCAGCGCGCCCAGATCGGCAAGAGCACCCTCGTCGGCCGCATCGCCCAGGTTTCGGACATGGTGGGCTGGGTGCTCTTCCTCTGCTCCCCCGAGGGCGCCTATTTCACCGGCCAGACCGTCGCCGTGAACGGGGGGAGGTATTTGCACTAA
- a CDS encoding flavin reductase family protein, producing the protein MDGTRVETPAREYLEFDPSKIERREVYRLLTGSVVPRPIGWASTVSREGVTNLAPFSFFTVVCVAPPMISLTIARHPDGRKKHTLVNAEEMGEFCFNVVTEDTWERMVDSANGYPDGVSEFEVTGLTPIPSVKIKAPRVKEAPIHFECKTHQVIYLGPNKHPLLIGEVVYFHVDPAVMTGKYIDMKKLHPVGRLNGFLQCTLGEFLEREFKDGQPR; encoded by the coding sequence ATGGACGGGACGCGCGTGGAGACGCCGGCTCGGGAATACCTGGAGTTCGACCCCTCGAAGATCGAGCGGCGGGAGGTCTACCGCCTCCTCACGGGGTCGGTGGTGCCCCGGCCCATCGGCTGGGCCTCGACGGTGAGCCGGGAGGGGGTGACGAACCTCGCCCCCTTCAGCTTCTTCACGGTGGTGTGCGTGGCGCCCCCGATGATCTCCCTGACCATCGCCCGCCATCCGGACGGGCGGAAGAAGCACACCCTGGTGAACGCCGAGGAGATGGGGGAGTTCTGCTTCAACGTGGTGACCGAGGACACCTGGGAGCGGATGGTGGACTCCGCCAACGGCTACCCGGACGGCGTCAGCGAGTTCGAGGTGACGGGCCTCACCCCCATCCCCTCGGTCAAGATCAAGGCGCCGCGCGTCAAGGAGGCGCCCATTCACTTCGAGTGCAAGACCCACCAGGTCATCTACCTGGGCCCCAACAAGCACCCCCTCCTCATCGGGGAGGTGGTCTACTTCCACGTGGACCCGGCCGTCATGACCGGCAAGTACATCGACATGAAGAAGCTCCACCCCGTCGGGCGCCTCAACGGCTTCTTGCAGTGCACCCTGGGCGAGTTCCTGGAGCGGGAGTTCAAGGACGGCCAGCCGAGGTAG
- a CDS encoding dihydrodipicolinate synthase family protein, with protein sequence MPRYKKSQARAYCKENMKGIWAAIPYPFDKNDRIDEGAFRADIRHYIDNLKIKGFFVGGLIGEFWCLTKEERLRGQAIAADEAGEVPIIAHTGHTSAKECVELIDAAAEAGCTYAIVGNPYLGTGGIPERVRAFFKYVCDNTELGVSLFNFGSSGYLMSPELVRQIVDENESICCIKNAAPMNHCDEVREAVGRDIVVSNPMESHWFFNRAYNKQQTFMSGPDPFLMQRKGNLGMDRYTRLIDEGNLEEAWTAREAMNDARRVQEKWIWGPWSRGAFSIPALKTWMDLMGMHGGPSRPPMIPLKPAEREELKRDLAAVGLVD encoded by the coding sequence ATGCCCCGCTACAAGAAGTCCCAGGCCCGCGCCTACTGCAAGGAGAACATGAAGGGGATCTGGGCGGCCATCCCCTACCCCTTCGACAAGAACGACCGCATCGACGAGGGGGCCTTCCGGGCCGACATCCGGCACTACATCGACAACCTGAAGATCAAGGGCTTCTTCGTCGGGGGGCTCATCGGCGAATTCTGGTGCCTCACGAAGGAGGAGCGCCTGCGGGGCCAGGCCATCGCGGCGGACGAGGCGGGGGAGGTGCCCATCATCGCCCACACCGGCCACACCTCGGCCAAGGAGTGCGTCGAGCTCATCGACGCGGCGGCCGAGGCCGGCTGCACCTACGCCATCGTGGGGAACCCCTACCTCGGCACGGGCGGCATCCCGGAGCGCGTGCGGGCGTTTTTCAAGTATGTCTGCGACAACACCGAGCTGGGCGTCTCGCTCTTCAACTTCGGCTCCTCGGGCTACCTCATGTCCCCCGAGCTGGTGAGGCAGATCGTGGACGAGAACGAGAGCATCTGCTGCATCAAGAACGCGGCCCCCATGAACCACTGCGACGAGGTCCGCGAGGCCGTGGGCCGGGACATCGTGGTGAGCAACCCGATGGAGAGCCACTGGTTCTTCAACCGCGCCTACAACAAGCAGCAGACCTTCATGAGCGGCCCCGACCCCTTCCTCATGCAGCGAAAGGGCAACCTTGGCATGGACCGCTACACCCGGCTCATCGACGAGGGGAACCTCGAGGAGGCCTGGACGGCGCGCGAGGCCATGAACGACGCCCGCCGGGTGCAAGAGAAGTGGATCTGGGGCCCCTGGAGCCGGGGCGCCTTCTCCATCCCGGCGCTCAAGACCTGGATGGACCTCATGGGGATGCACGGCGGGCCCTCGCGCCCCCCGATGATCCCCCTCAAGCCCGCCGAGCGCGAGGAGCTCAAGCGCGACCTGGCCGCCGTCGGGCTGGTGGACTGA
- a CDS encoding Rieske 2Fe-2S domain-containing protein, translating to MAGGGLTRRRVLDFLLGGGAVAMLGSMLYPVFRYLLPARPAAVETGNVRAAGAAELKPNAAKIFRFGGEPAILVRTPQGEYRAFSAICTHLSCTVQYRADLEHIWCACHNGHFDLFGRNIGGPPPRPLEAYSAAVRGEEVLVSRKA from the coding sequence ATGGCCGGCGGAGGACTCACGCGGAGAAGGGTGCTGGATTTCCTCCTGGGGGGCGGGGCCGTCGCCATGTTGGGGAGCATGCTGTACCCGGTCTTCCGGTATCTGCTCCCCGCCAGGCCCGCCGCCGTCGAGACGGGCAACGTCCGCGCGGCCGGCGCGGCGGAGCTGAAGCCCAACGCCGCCAAGATCTTCCGCTTCGGGGGCGAGCCCGCGATCCTGGTCCGGACGCCCCAGGGGGAATACCGGGCGTTCAGCGCCATCTGCACCCACCTGTCCTGCACGGTGCAGTACCGGGCGGACCTGGAGCACATCTGGTGCGCCTGCCACAACGGGCACTTCGACCTCTTCGGCCGGAACATCGGGGGCCCGCCGCCCCGCCCCCTGGAGGCCTATTCGGCGGCGGTCCGGGGCGAGGAAGTCCTGGTTTCGAGAAAGGCGTGA
- a CDS encoding copper-translocating P-type ATPase: MATLQTLDLPVEGMTCASCAARIEKALNGFEGVERASVNLATGRARVDYDTGKLSPARIAGRIEETGYGVPEARVELAIGGMTCASCAARIEKALNGMEGVTSASVNLASERAQVRYKPGSASVEDLIRRVEETGYTAREAAGQDEDAEEAGRARKARKDLWILGGAIAFSLPLLFQMVGMFTGGLHGEMPRWWQFALATPVQFIAGWRFYRGAWHVLKNGGANMDVLVALGTSAAYFHSAAVTALGLHGQHVYFEAAAVIVTLILLGKVLEAGAMIRTSAAIRKLMGLQARTARVIRGGEEREVPVEQVQVGDIVLARPGEKFAVDGEIIDGRTAVDESMLTGESLPVEKGPGDPVIGATLNKNGAVRYRASKVGKDTALAQIIRLVREAQGSKAPIQRLADKISGVFVPIVLMVAAATFALTYYFAGFTPALVSAVAVLVIACPCALGLATPTAIMVGTGKGAETGILIKNGEALETAHKLQAIILDKTGTLTRGKPEVTDIVPFDGIGEKDLLALAASAEQGSEHPLGEAILARGKAEGVQLLPASDFTAVPGHGLEARVGGRMVRLGNLKLMARHGFSLDGHMSAAERLEGEGKTVMFLADERRVLGAVAVADTLKESSPAAVRALEEMGIEVWMLTGDNRRTAEAIAAQAGITRVMAEVLPEEKAAKVQELKRGGKVTGMVGDGINDAPALAAADVGFAIGTGTDVAMEASDVTLMRGDLMGVADAVRLSRATLRKIRQNLFWAFVYNVLGIPLAALGFLSPVIAGAAMALSSVSVVSNALLLRRWRPER, translated from the coding sequence ATGGCAACCCTTCAGACGCTGGACCTCCCCGTCGAGGGCATGACCTGCGCCTCGTGCGCGGCCCGCATCGAGAAGGCGCTCAACGGCTTCGAGGGCGTCGAGCGGGCCTCCGTGAACCTCGCCACCGGGCGGGCCCGGGTGGACTATGACACCGGGAAACTCAGCCCCGCCCGCATCGCCGGCCGCATCGAGGAGACGGGCTACGGCGTCCCCGAGGCCCGGGTGGAGCTCGCCATCGGGGGAATGACCTGCGCCTCGTGCGCGGCCCGGATCGAGAAGGCCCTGAACGGGATGGAGGGCGTGACCTCGGCCTCGGTGAACCTGGCGAGCGAGCGGGCCCAGGTGCGCTACAAGCCGGGCTCCGCCTCGGTCGAGGACCTCATCCGCCGGGTGGAGGAGACGGGCTACACCGCCCGCGAGGCCGCCGGCCAGGACGAGGACGCGGAGGAGGCCGGGCGGGCCCGCAAGGCCCGCAAGGACCTCTGGATACTTGGGGGCGCGATCGCTTTCTCCCTGCCCCTCCTGTTCCAGATGGTGGGCATGTTCACGGGAGGATTGCACGGGGAGATGCCCCGGTGGTGGCAGTTCGCCCTCGCCACCCCCGTCCAGTTCATCGCGGGCTGGCGCTTCTACCGGGGCGCCTGGCACGTTCTCAAGAACGGCGGCGCCAACATGGACGTGCTGGTGGCCCTGGGCACGAGCGCCGCCTACTTTCACAGCGCCGCCGTGACGGCGCTGGGGCTCCACGGCCAGCACGTGTATTTCGAGGCCGCGGCCGTCATCGTCACCCTGATCCTCCTCGGGAAGGTGCTGGAGGCCGGCGCCATGATCCGCACCTCCGCGGCCATCCGGAAGCTCATGGGCCTCCAGGCCCGGACCGCCCGGGTCATCCGCGGCGGCGAGGAGCGCGAGGTCCCGGTCGAGCAGGTGCAGGTGGGGGACATCGTGCTGGCCCGGCCCGGCGAGAAGTTCGCCGTGGACGGGGAGATCATCGACGGCCGCACGGCGGTGGACGAATCCATGCTCACCGGGGAGAGCCTGCCCGTCGAGAAGGGCCCGGGCGATCCCGTCATCGGGGCCACCCTCAACAAGAACGGAGCGGTGCGCTACCGCGCCTCGAAGGTGGGCAAGGACACCGCCCTGGCCCAGATCATCCGCCTCGTGCGGGAGGCCCAGGGCTCCAAGGCCCCCATCCAGCGCCTCGCGGACAAGATCTCGGGCGTCTTCGTCCCCATCGTGCTGATGGTCGCGGCGGCGACGTTCGCCCTCACGTACTACTTCGCGGGCTTCACCCCCGCCCTGGTGAGCGCGGTGGCGGTGCTGGTCATCGCCTGCCCGTGCGCCCTGGGCCTCGCGACGCCCACCGCCATCATGGTGGGGACGGGGAAGGGGGCCGAGACGGGCATCCTCATCAAGAACGGCGAGGCCCTGGAGACCGCCCACAAGCTTCAGGCCATCATCCTGGACAAGACGGGCACCCTGACCCGCGGCAAGCCCGAGGTGACGGACATCGTCCCCTTCGACGGCATCGGAGAGAAGGACCTCCTCGCCCTCGCGGCGAGCGCCGAGCAGGGCTCGGAGCATCCGCTCGGGGAGGCCATCCTCGCGCGCGGGAAGGCGGAGGGGGTGCAGCTCCTCCCGGCCTCGGACTTCACCGCCGTGCCCGGCCACGGGCTGGAAGCGAGGGTCGGGGGACGGATGGTGCGCCTGGGGAACCTCAAGCTCATGGCGCGGCACGGCTTCTCCCTGGACGGGCACATGAGCGCCGCGGAGAGGCTGGAGGGCGAGGGGAAGACGGTCATGTTCCTCGCCGACGAGAGGCGCGTCCTCGGGGCGGTGGCGGTGGCCGACACCTTGAAGGAGAGCTCCCCGGCCGCCGTGCGGGCGCTCGAGGAGATGGGGATTGAGGTCTGGATGCTGACCGGGGACAACCGCCGCACGGCCGAGGCCATCGCGGCCCAGGCGGGCATCACCCGGGTGATGGCCGAGGTGCTCCCCGAGGAGAAGGCGGCCAAGGTCCAGGAGCTCAAGCGGGGCGGCAAGGTCACGGGCATGGTGGGGGACGGCATCAACGACGCCCCCGCCCTCGCCGCGGCCGACGTGGGCTTCGCCATCGGCACGGGCACCGACGTGGCCATGGAGGCCTCGGACGTGACCCTGATGCGCGGGGACCTGATGGGGGTGGCGGACGCCGTCCGCCTCTCCCGGGCCACCCTGCGGAAGATCCGCCAGAACCTCTTCTGGGCCTTCGTCTACAACGTGCTGGGCATCCCGCTGGCGGCGCTGGGCTTCCTCAGCCCGGTCATCGCCGGGGCGGCGATGGCCCTGAGCTCGGTCTCGGTGGTTTCGAACGCGCTCCTGCTCCGGCGCTGGCGGCCGGAGAGGTAG
- a CDS encoding heavy-metal-associated domain-containing protein encodes MASAKIIVKGMTCGGCQAAVQRALGSVAGVSKAQVDLAGGVATVEYDEGKAGLPELKKAVERAGFQAA; translated from the coding sequence ATGGCAAGCGCGAAGATCATCGTGAAGGGCATGACGTGCGGGGGCTGCCAGGCGGCCGTGCAGCGGGCGCTGGGCTCGGTGGCGGGGGTCTCGAAGGCCCAGGTGGACCTCGCCGGCGGGGTGGCCACGGTGGAGTACGACGAGGGCAAGGCCGGCCTCCCCGAGCTCAAGAAGGCGGTCGAGCGGGCCGGGTTCCAGGCGGCCTGA
- a CDS encoding acyl-CoA dehydrogenase family protein, with product MDLTLAPEDLALQRTARAFAREEILPIAAERDRNSPPNEAFPWPLIDKLDALGLRTLTVPRRFGGYGANHLQQSIVTEELAYGDLGVAVSMDQTYKFTQLICEETTETQRARHLAGFLTDPRALLAIAITEPQSGTDSFLLYEAPGAGPRMTAKKDGNSYILNGTKHFISNGGLAKFYFIFARTDPGKPMSQGLTGFVVPRGAPGFTIGEAHSKLGRRLLQNGELVLSGCRVPEEDLLGEWNQGLDIFRRMVSGALIPVMGPARLAFDLARRAVRERGTARHQWAQMAISEMYMLIEAGRTVLHAAAWHGGKPTDDSKRRLMSKVFASEAAIKVCRMAMELWEEAGAVHFADRPTPEKCWRDVLSYLHGFGTNEAVKLKAFPLIPLDGEMGW from the coding sequence ATGGACCTCACCCTCGCCCCCGAGGACCTGGCGCTGCAGCGGACGGCGCGCGCCTTCGCCCGGGAGGAGATCCTCCCCATCGCGGCGGAGCGCGACCGGAACTCGCCCCCGAACGAGGCCTTCCCCTGGCCCCTCATCGACAAGCTGGACGCCCTGGGGCTGCGCACCCTGACGGTGCCGCGGCGCTTCGGGGGCTACGGGGCGAACCACCTCCAGCAGTCCATCGTGACCGAGGAGCTGGCCTACGGCGATCTGGGCGTGGCGGTCTCGATGGACCAGACCTACAAGTTCACCCAGCTCATCTGCGAGGAGACGACCGAGACGCAGCGCGCGCGCCACCTGGCGGGCTTCCTGACCGACCCCCGGGCGCTCCTGGCCATCGCCATCACCGAGCCCCAGAGCGGCACCGACTCTTTCCTCCTCTACGAGGCCCCCGGCGCCGGGCCCCGCATGACGGCGAAGAAAGATGGGAATTCCTACATACTCAATGGTACGAAACACTTCATCTCGAACGGGGGGCTGGCGAAGTTCTACTTCATCTTCGCCCGCACCGACCCCGGGAAGCCCATGAGCCAGGGGCTGACCGGCTTCGTCGTCCCCCGGGGCGCGCCCGGCTTCACCATCGGGGAGGCCCACAGCAAGCTCGGGCGGCGCCTCCTCCAGAACGGGGAGCTCGTGCTGAGCGGCTGCCGCGTCCCGGAGGAGGACCTCCTGGGCGAGTGGAACCAGGGGCTCGACATCTTCCGCCGCATGGTGAGCGGGGCCCTCATCCCGGTCATGGGCCCGGCCCGGCTGGCCTTCGACCTCGCCCGGCGCGCCGTGCGCGAGCGCGGCACCGCCCGGCACCAGTGGGCGCAGATGGCGATCTCCGAGATGTACATGCTCATCGAGGCGGGCCGCACCGTCCTCCATGCGGCCGCCTGGCACGGGGGAAAGCCCACGGACGACTCCAAGCGCCGGCTCATGTCCAAGGTCTTCGCCTCGGAGGCGGCCATCAAGGTCTGCCGCATGGCGATGGAGCTCTGGGAGGAGGCGGGCGCCGTCCACTTCGCCGACCGCCCCACCCCCGAGAAGTGCTGGCGCGACGTCCTGAGCTACCTCCACGGCTTCGGCACGAACGAGGCCGTGAAGCTCAAGGCCTTCCCCCTCATCCCGCTGGATGGGGAGATGGGATGGTGA
- a CDS encoding TetR/AcrR family transcriptional regulator, whose translation MTTGTAVAEKRGTREKVILAAADLIYRQGFTGTSLDMVAVKAGVNRGSLYYFFRSKKNLGSAVIGHYERLLHENFLEPALGGEGTGREKLARLADLYSHLPLSDRPCCGCPIGNLSLELSGLDEELRLHLKEVWTGVFARVAEAVRQAQEEGELDPGADAIGLARAFFAQIQGAHLFARTSLDEDALRGDCRQALDALPWTGARKRS comes from the coding sequence ATGACAACTGGCACAGCGGTGGCGGAGAAACGGGGCACGCGGGAGAAGGTCATCCTGGCGGCGGCGGATCTCATCTACCGGCAGGGTTTCACCGGCACCTCGCTAGACATGGTGGCCGTGAAAGCGGGGGTGAACCGCGGGAGCCTGTACTATTTCTTCCGCTCCAAGAAGAACCTCGGCTCGGCCGTCATCGGGCACTATGAGCGCCTCCTTCACGAGAATTTCCTGGAGCCCGCCCTGGGGGGGGAGGGCACCGGGCGGGAGAAGCTGGCCCGGCTGGCCGATCTCTACTCTCATCTGCCCCTCTCGGACCGCCCCTGCTGCGGCTGCCCCATCGGGAACCTCTCGCTCGAACTGAGCGGCCTGGACGAGGAGCTGCGGCTGCACCTGAAGGAGGTTTGGACGGGGGTGTTCGCCCGGGTGGCCGAGGCCGTCCGCCAAGCCCAGGAAGAGGGGGAGCTGGATCCGGGCGCGGACGCGATCGGCCTGGCCCGCGCCTTCTTCGCGCAGATCCAGGGGGCGCACCTTTTCGCCCGCACATCATTGGACGAGGACGCCTTGCGGGGGGACTGCCGCCAGGCGCTGGACGCGCTGCCGTGGACGGGGGCGAGGAAGCGGTCATGA